The following nucleotide sequence is from Kiritimatiella glycovorans.
CTTACTCAGGTCTCAGCTCTCAGGTTTCAAACTCAAATTCAAACTCTGATTCTGACTCTGACTCTGACTCTGACTCAGACTCTGATTCTGACTCTGACTCTAACTCTGATTCTGACTCAGACTCTGACTCCTCTCCCTCATCCCCCGAACAGTGCGCGTCCCTTCGCCGTGAGGCGGGTGCCGCTGAACAGGTGTGAGTAGGCGAAGACGGCCTGGCCGCGGCAGCCGGCGGCCCGGAGCGAGCGGATCTGGCGGAGCACGTCGGGGGCCGGATTGGCGGCGTTGAGCCCGCCCACGAGGCTGCGGGCGGCGAGGCCGGGGCCCAGCCGCTCCGTATAGCCGTTCAGGTTTTCCGCGAAGCCGTCCGTTCCGTAGAGCATGGGAACCGCCCAGTCCAGCCAGCCGCGGCGGGTCCATTCGATGCCGTTCTGGAAGGCGTCGCGGTATCCCCGCACGGGATCGCCGATGAGGCTCGCCGACAGCAGGCAGTCCGAGCGCCGGGCGCGCACGGCACCGGCGATATCGCGCACGACCCGGGTGACGGCGGCGCGCCGGAAGCGGTCCCACTCCCCGGGCGCTTCGGCGGGGCGGTCGCCGAACAGGCGCAGCGAGACGGGGTCGTAGGAAAAGTCCGAGCGTGCCCGCAGCTCGGTTTGCGGGGCATCGGGATAGATCTCGCGGGCGACCAGGTGGTAGTCCTCGGGGAAGCGGATGTAATCGAGATGGATTCCGGCCACGGGATAGGCGGCCAGTTCGGCGAAAACACCGATCAGGTGGCGGCGCACGCCGGGGTGGGCGGGGTTGAGAAACGTGTACCACTTGCTGGTGGGCTTCATGCGGTCGCCGAGGCGGTCGACCATGAACCAGTCGCGGTGGCGGACCCAGAGCTGGCCCGACTCCCGCGGCGGCTCGCGGCGGCCGCGCCATCCGGGAAGCACGTTTGCATAGGCGTGAATGCGG
It contains:
- a CDS encoding glycoside hydrolase family 10 protein is translated as MDRRKTLTALAALAAPPVLRAAGRRPPPASPEEPRRPVNALWSTRFDYKAPSDVRRIVNNAADVGYSDLFFQVRGNGTVFYRSAYEPWAYELSGSSPAFTGRNPGWDPLMTAVREGAKRGIRIHAYANVLPGWRGRREPPRESGQLWVRHRDWFMVDRLGDRMKPTSKWYTFLNPAHPGVRRHLIGVFAELAAYPVAGIHLDYIRFPEDYHLVAREIYPDAPQTELRARSDFSYDPVSLRLFGDRPAEAPGEWDRFRRAAVTRVVRDIAGAVRARRSDCLLSASLIGDPVRGYRDAFQNGIEWTRRGWLDWAVPMLYGTDGFAENLNGYTERLGPGLAARSLVGGLNAANPAPDVLRQIRSLRAAGCRGQAVFAYSHLFSGTRLTAKGRALFGG